In Sparus aurata chromosome 2, fSpaAur1.1, whole genome shotgun sequence, a single genomic region encodes these proteins:
- the LOC115566241 gene encoding olfactory receptor 11A1-like has translation MLNSTSSYFVLAAYFHVGNLRYLYFKLTALLYIVIVFVNIFLIVVICMNRSLHEPMYMFLCSLFVNELYGSSGLFPFLLTQILSDIHTVSASLCFLQVYCLYTYASIELCNLVIMSYDRYLAICCPLQYNTRMSLNKVFIFIIAVWLYSFVKFLITFSLALRLTLCENILNSLYCRNYIIIKLACSDTRVNNIYGLFSFVLSVIVPLFPIIFSYMKIIHICYCGSKQTRQKAVSTCTPHLVSLLNFSFGCVFEVIQSRFNINSLPNMLRIFLSLYFLTCQPLFNPVLYGLKMSKIRTLCKLIVFGKM, from the coding sequence ATGTTAAATTCAACTTCATCTTACTTTGTTCTTGCAGCTTATTTTCATGTTGGAAACTTAAGATACCTGTATTTTAAATTAACAGCTTTGCTTTACATTGTTATTGTGTTTGTCAACATATTTCTCATCGTGGTTATCTGTATGAACAGGAGCTTACATGAACCTATGTACATGTTCCTGTGCagtctgtttgtaaatgaactgTATGGTAGTTCAGGGTTGTTTCCGTTCCTTCTGACTCAGATTCTCTCTGACATTCACActgtttctgcttctctttgtttccTGCAGGTTTACTGTTTGTATACATATGCAAGTATAGAATTGTGTAATTTAGTCATCATGTCTTATGACAGATATCTTGCTATCTGTTGTCCTCTACAATATAACACACGCATGTCATTAAACAAGGTGTTTATCTTTATAATTGCAGTATGGTTGTATTCGTTTGTGAAATTCTTGATTACTTTTTCGTTAGCATTACGTTTGACactgtgtgaaaacattttaaacagtttGTACTGTCGTAACTACATAATTATCAAGTTGGCCTGTTCAGACACTAGAGTGAACAACATCTAtggattgttttcttttgttctctctGTTATTGTCCCTCTGTTTCCAATCATTTTCTCTTACATGAAAATTATTCACATTTGTTATTGTGGTTCTAAACAGACGAGACAGAAAGCCGTCAGCACCTGCACACCTCACCTCGTGTCTCTGCTCAACTTCTCCTTTGGTTGTGTCTTTGAAGTAATACAGAGCAGATTTAATATTAACAGTCTACCAAACATGCTGcgcatttttttgtcattatacTTTCTGACTTGCCAGCCGCTCTTTAACCCTGTACTTTATggactgaaaatgtcaaaaatacgTACATTATGTAAACTTATTGTCTTTGGTAAAATGTAA